One stretch of Narcine bancroftii isolate sNarBan1 chromosome 8, sNarBan1.hap1, whole genome shotgun sequence DNA includes these proteins:
- the nkap gene encoding NF-kappa-B-activating protein, producing the protein MPPVRRSRSGSPDSSFSPKRRRHSSSNDGRSRSPLVKCNSHHLGLGKSLIVDKKLRKSRSRSRERSNTYKYENAMHHSRSRDQNSRSYHGYCNKLYMAHYGKEQEDLLQKRHDAFIARRLKERERIGELGAPEIWGLSPKIAEADSDEHTPVEGEQGEKSSSSDSSTEEEKKKKRKRKKKKNKKKKSKKKHRHSEESESDSDSESDRTDQKKKKKKKKSRKKKKLKKMKNKKKVSDSSSDESEEENAHEAVWVEKTRAHDDEALYGPEAPMHQSAQDDEKPLNYGHALLPGEGAAMAEYVKAGKRIPRRGEIGLTSDQIASFEHSGYVMSGSRHRRMEAVRLRKENQIYSADEKRALASFNKEERLKRENKILSGFREMVQRKTKGKEEK; encoded by the exons ATGCCTCCTGTGCGTCGCTCAAGGAGTGGCAGCCCAGACTCTTCCTTCAGCCCAAAGAGAAGGCGGCACAGCAGCAGCAATGACGGCCGGTCCCGGAGTCCTTTGGTAAAATGTAACAGTCATCACTTGGGTCTTGGGAAATCTCTGATAGTCGACAAAAAACTGAGAAAATCCAGATCTAGATCGAGAGAAAGATCTAACACATACAAGTACGAAAATGCTATGCATCATTCAAGATCAAGAGATCAGAATTCTCGTTCCTATCATGGGTACTGTAACAAACTCTATATGGCACATTATGGAAAAGAGCAAGAAGATTTACTCCAAAAGAGACATGATGCCTTTATTGCCAG GCGCCTAAAAGAACGAGAAAGAATTGGAGAGCTTGGAGCACCAGAAATTTGGGGACTGTCTCCAAAAATAGCAGAGGCCGA TTCAGATGAACATACTCCAGTTGAGGGTGAGCAAGGAGAGAAAAGCAGCAGCTCTGATTCCAGCACAGAAG aggaaaaaaagaagaaaaggaagaggaagaagaagaaaaataaaaagaaaaaatcaaAAAAGAAGCATAGACATTCAGAAGAAAGTGAATCAGATTCTGACAGTGAAAGTGACCGAACTG atcaaaagaagaagaaaaagaagaagaaatccCGGAAAAA gaagaagctaaagaaaatgaagaacaagaagaaaGTGTCTGATTCCAGTAGTGATGAATCTGAAGAAGAAAATGCACACGAAGCAGTCTGGGTAGAAAAAACAC GTGCTCACGATGATGAGGCCTTGTATGGTCCTGAAGCTCCAATGCATCAATCTGCTCAAGATGATGAAAAGCCATTGAA TTATGGACACGCTCTGCTTCCTGGAGAAGGGGCTGCCATGGCTGAATACGTGAAAGCTGGAAAGCGTATTCCACGAAGAGGTGAAATCGGCCTGACCAGTGACCAGATTGCTTCCTTTGAACATTCTGGTTACGTAATGAGTGGTAGCCG ACATCGACGTATGGAGGCTGTGCGTCTCCGTAAAGAGAACCAGATTTACAGTGCAGATGAAAAGAGAGCCCTGGCTTCATTTAACAAAGAGGAACGACTGAAGAGGGAGAACAAGATTCTGTCGGGCTTCAGAGAGATGGtccaaagaaaaacaaagggcAAAGAGGAGAAATAG